Within bacterium, the genomic segment GGTCGTTCAGACCATCGCGATGGACAAGACTCTGCCCACCATTCTGCAATGGGATGAGAGCTTCGATATCGGATCGGACACCTTGACCGGCGTGAATGATGCCGATTACAAGCCGCCGTTTCCTTTTACCGGTAAGCTGGAAAAGCTGACGCTCAAGGTGGACCGGCCCCAGTTATCGCCCGAGGAAATCAAAAAGCTCGAAGCCGCTCAG encodes:
- a CDS encoding arylsulfatase; this encodes VFLWNLIDLKRVKWEGPEALSPGKHKVEFDFKYDGLGAGTLAFNSYSGLGSGGTGTLKVDGKVVQTIAMDKTLPTILQWDESFDIGSDTLTGVNDADYKPPFPFTGKLEKLTLKVDRPQLSPEEIKKLEAAQKAQAASL